One genomic window of Punica granatum isolate Tunisia-2019 chromosome 1, ASM765513v2, whole genome shotgun sequence includes the following:
- the LOC116192070 gene encoding cell wall integrity protein scw1-like isoform X1, producing MALPPPCPYDPYGGNHIPPIPMPAPSPVPAPVSYLPVQNTKDNPPCNTLFIGKLGENINEEELRGLFSIEPGFKQMKILRQEKHTVCLIEFDDVNSATNVHHSLQGTVIPCSGSLGMRIQYSKNPYGKKKDSALG from the exons ATGGCTCTGCCTCCCCCTTGTCCATATGATCCATATGGAGGAAATCATATACCTCCTATACCAATGCCTGCACCTTCTCCCGTACCTGCACCAGTTAGTTACCTGCCCGTACAG AACACAAAAGATAACCCTCCTTGTAATACATTGTTCATTGGGAAATTGGGAGAGAACATTAATGAGGAAGAACTGAGGGGCCTTTTCAGCAT AGAACCTGGTTTCAAGCAAATGAAGATTTTGAGACAGGAAAAACATACTGTTTGCCTTATTGAATTTGAC GATGTGAATAGTGCTACCAATGTGCACCATAGTTTACAGGGAACCGTCATTCCCTGTTCTGGTTCTCTTGGGATGCGAATACA ATACTCAAAGAACCCATATGGGAAGAAAAAGGATTCTGCACTTGGATGA